One genomic region from bacterium encodes:
- the mce gene encoding methylmalonyl-CoA epimerase, translated as MSSPRKINHIGIAVHDIEAAAKFYTENLGLSLGGIEEVADQKVKVAFLPVGEVRLELLQPTSPESAVAKFLEKNGPGFHHVAYEVADVTAEVERLKAEGVKMVDEKPRKGAHDSLIAFIHPKASGGLLTEIVQPAHG; from the coding sequence ATGTCCAGCCCGAGAAAGATAAATCACATCGGCATCGCGGTTCACGACATCGAAGCCGCCGCGAAGTTCTACACTGAAAACCTCGGCCTTTCCCTCGGCGGAATCGAGGAAGTGGCCGATCAGAAGGTAAAGGTCGCCTTCCTGCCCGTCGGCGAAGTCCGTCTGGAACTCCTCCAGCCGACCAGCCCCGAATCAGCGGTGGCGAAGTTCCTCGAAAAGAACGGCCCCGGCTTTCACCACGTCGCCTACGAGGTCGCCGACGTAACGGCAGAGGTCGAAAGACTCAAGGCCGAAGGGGTGAAGATGGTTGACGAGAAGCCCCGCAAGGGCGCTCACGACTCCCTCATCGCCTTTATCCACCCGAAGGCCTCCGGCGGCCTTCTCACTGAAATAGTACAGCCCGCCCACGGGTGA
- a CDS encoding cobalamin B12-binding domain-containing protein: protein MQKKIRVLIAKPGLDGHDRGAKVVARALRDAGMEVIYTGIRQTPESIVTAAVQEDVDVIGLSCLSGAHNVLFPKVAEGLRAKGKSDALLFGGGIIPLEDIPGLKAAGFAEIFLPGTDTGSVVNFINENVK, encoded by the coding sequence ATGCAAAAGAAGATACGAGTCCTCATAGCCAAGCCCGGCCTCGACGGACACGACCGCGGCGCGAAGGTTGTCGCCAGAGCCCTTCGCGACGCCGGAATGGAAGTAATCTATACCGGGATACGGCAGACCCCCGAGTCGATAGTCACCGCCGCCGTTCAGGAAGACGTGGACGTTATCGGCCTTAGTTGCCTTTCTGGCGCTCACAACGTCCTCTTCCCCAAGGTCGCGGAAGGGCTAAGGGCCAAGGGTAAATCCGACGCTCTCCTCTTCGGGGGCGGGATCATCCCCCTCGAAGACATCCCCGGCCTCAAGGCCGCCGGTTTCGCGGAGATATTCCTCCCCGGCACCGACACCGGATCCGTGGTAAACTTCATCAATGAAAACGTAAAGTAG
- a CDS encoding methylmalonyl-CoA mutase, whose translation MSRDEIKAKFDKWEQEPIAKTLSKTPERKEVFLTTSGNEMKRAFTPLDIKEEDELQAELGLPGEYPFTRGVQPNMYRGRFWTMRQYAGFGTAEQTNERYKYLLAQGQTGLSVAFDLPTQIGYDSDHGLAEGEVGKVGVAVDSLRDVEILFDGIPLDKVSTSMTINSPAAVLFAMYLAVAEKQGVPLDKLTGTIQNDLLKEYIARGTYIFPPTPSLKIITDIMAYSKEHVPQWNTISISGYHIREAGSSAVQEVAFTLANGITYVQAALDAGLDVDEFAGRLSFFFNCHNNLLEEVAKFRAARRMWAKIMKDKFKAKSARSMMLRFHTQTAGCSLTAQQPDNNIVRVTIQALAAVLGGTQSLHTNSRDEALCLPTEEAVRIALRTQQVIACESGVADTVDPFAGSYAVEALTDEIEKKAFEYIGKIESIGGVVRAIEAGYIQKEIADSAYQYQRSIETGDQVVVGVNRFSVKEEPMKNLLRVDKAVEEFQKGKTAAVRAERNAKATADSLEKLRKTAIDGGNVVAPIFEAVKTYATLGEICDTLRGVYGEYTEAG comes from the coding sequence ATGAGCCGGGACGAAATTAAGGCGAAATTCGACAAGTGGGAGCAGGAGCCCATAGCAAAGACCCTGTCGAAGACACCTGAACGCAAGGAAGTCTTCCTTACCACCTCCGGCAACGAGATGAAGAGGGCCTTCACCCCCCTCGACATTAAAGAAGAGGACGAGCTTCAGGCCGAGCTGGGGCTTCCGGGCGAGTATCCCTTCACTCGGGGCGTCCAGCCGAACATGTACCGCGGCCGCTTCTGGACGATGCGCCAGTACGCCGGTTTCGGCACCGCCGAGCAGACCAACGAGCGCTACAAATACCTGCTCGCGCAGGGGCAGACAGGCCTCAGCGTAGCTTTCGACCTCCCGACCCAGATCGGTTACGATTCCGACCACGGGCTGGCCGAGGGCGAGGTCGGCAAGGTGGGCGTCGCGGTGGACAGCCTTCGTGACGTGGAGATACTTTTCGACGGCATCCCGCTCGACAAGGTCTCCACCTCCATGACTATAAACTCCCCCGCCGCCGTCCTCTTCGCCATGTACCTCGCGGTGGCGGAAAAGCAGGGCGTCCCGCTGGACAAGCTCACCGGGACCATACAGAACGACCTTCTCAAGGAGTACATCGCGCGCGGGACCTATATCTTCCCGCCCACTCCTTCCTTGAAGATAATCACCGACATAATGGCTTACTCCAAAGAGCACGTGCCGCAGTGGAACACCATCTCCATCTCCGGCTACCACATCCGCGAAGCGGGCTCCTCGGCGGTGCAGGAAGTCGCCTTCACCCTCGCCAACGGCATCACCTACGTGCAGGCGGCGCTTGACGCCGGGCTGGACGTTGACGAGTTCGCCGGGCGTCTCAGCTTTTTCTTCAACTGCCACAACAACCTCCTTGAGGAGGTTGCGAAGTTCCGCGCCGCGAGGCGCATGTGGGCTAAGATAATGAAGGATAAGTTCAAGGCCAAGAGCGCCCGCTCGATGATGCTTCGCTTCCACACCCAGACGGCGGGGTGCTCGCTCACCGCGCAGCAGCCCGACAACAACATCGTCCGCGTAACCATACAGGCGCTCGCGGCGGTCCTCGGCGGCACCCAGTCCCTCCACACCAACTCCCGCGACGAGGCCCTCTGCCTCCCGACCGAGGAGGCGGTGCGCATCGCCCTTCGCACCCAGCAGGTTATAGCCTGCGAGTCCGGCGTCGCCGACACCGTAGACCCCTTCGCCGGTTCCTACGCCGTCGAGGCTCTCACCGACGAGATCGAGAAGAAGGCTTTCGAGTACATAGGCAAGATAGAGAGCATCGGCGGAGTCGTCAGGGCGATAGAGGCGGGCTACATCCAGAAGGAGATAGCCGATTCCGCCTACCAGTACCAGCGCTCCATCGAAACCGGCGACCAGGTGGTCGTGGGCGTCAACCGCTTCTCGGTCAAGGAGGAGCCGATGAAGAACCTCCTTCGCGTAGACAAGGCCGTCGAGGAGTTCCAGAAGGGCAAGACCGCCGCAGTCCGCGCCGAAAGAAACGCGAAGGCCACCGCCGATTCCCTTGAAAAGCTGCGCAAGACCGCGATCGACGGCGGCAACGTCGTCGCCCCCATCTTCGAGGCGGTAAAAACTTACGCGACCCTCGGAGAGATTTGCGATACACTTCGCGGCGTCTACGGCGAATACACCGAAGCCGGTTAA
- a CDS encoding methylmalonyl-CoA carboxyltransferase: MQEKFDLLAKKNADAEAGGGPDRVAKHHAKGKLTARERLDRFFDAGTFVEVDKFITHQCKNFGMEKQVYLGDGVITGFGRVNGRFVYAYAQDFNVIGGSMSLTMAKKICKVMDMALKNGAPFVGFNDSGGARIQEGVGSLAGYADIFHRNVMSSGVIPQISAIIGTCAGGAVYSPALTDFIYMVEGGSHMFITGPKVIKSVTNEDVTMDDLGGAMVHNRTSGVAHFTSVNDEDCIDQIKFLLGFLPSNNLEDPPFVPGGDPANRKLTSINAAVPPTPNQGYDMKTIINAMVDDGVFYDVHAHYAPNIIVGFARMGGHAVGIVANQPMHLAGCLDCDASMKGARFVRFCDAFNIPIITLEDVPGYLPGIDQEYKGIIKHGAKLIYAYSEATVPKITVITRKAYGGAYCVMSSKHLRGDLNLAFPTAEIAVMGPQGAVDVIFAKEIGAAEDKKAARQQKIDEYSAQFANPYQAAELGYIDEVIMPEDTRIRIIQGLEALKTKRDTNPPRKHGNIPL, from the coding sequence CTGCAGGAAAAATTCGACCTTCTGGCGAAAAAGAACGCCGACGCCGAGGCCGGAGGCGGCCCGGACCGCGTGGCGAAGCACCACGCCAAGGGCAAGCTGACGGCGCGGGAGCGGCTCGATCGCTTCTTCGACGCGGGCACCTTCGTCGAGGTGGACAAGTTCATAACCCACCAGTGCAAGAACTTCGGGATGGAAAAGCAGGTTTACCTCGGCGACGGAGTCATCACCGGCTTCGGCAGGGTGAACGGACGGTTTGTCTACGCCTACGCGCAGGATTTCAACGTCATAGGCGGCTCGATGTCGCTGACGATGGCCAAAAAGATCTGCAAGGTGATGGACATGGCGCTCAAGAACGGCGCGCCCTTCGTCGGTTTCAACGATTCCGGGGGAGCGCGCATTCAGGAAGGCGTCGGAAGCCTCGCGGGCTACGCCGACATCTTCCACAGAAACGTAATGAGCTCCGGCGTCATTCCGCAGATATCCGCCATAATCGGCACCTGCGCGGGCGGCGCGGTTTACAGCCCGGCGCTCACCGACTTCATCTACATGGTCGAGGGCGGGAGCCACATGTTCATCACCGGGCCCAAGGTCATCAAGTCCGTCACCAACGAAGACGTGACGATGGACGACCTCGGCGGCGCGATGGTTCACAACCGCACCTCCGGCGTCGCCCACTTCACTTCCGTAAACGACGAGGACTGCATCGACCAGATAAAGTTCCTCCTCGGTTTTCTGCCCTCGAACAACCTCGAAGACCCGCCCTTCGTCCCCGGCGGCGACCCGGCGAACCGGAAACTCACCTCGATAAACGCCGCCGTGCCGCCAACCCCCAACCAGGGGTACGACATGAAGACCATAATAAACGCGATGGTCGACGACGGCGTCTTTTACGACGTACACGCCCATTACGCGCCCAACATCATCGTCGGTTTCGCGAGGATGGGGGGCCACGCGGTCGGCATCGTCGCCAACCAGCCGATGCACCTAGCCGGTTGCCTCGACTGCGACGCCTCCATGAAGGGCGCGCGCTTCGTGCGCTTCTGCGACGCTTTCAACATCCCCATCATCACCCTCGAAGACGTGCCGGGCTACCTCCCCGGCATCGATCAGGAGTACAAGGGGATAATCAAGCACGGCGCGAAGCTCATCTACGCCTACTCCGAGGCCACCGTCCCCAAGATTACCGTCATCACGAGGAAGGCTTACGGCGGCGCATACTGCGTCATGAGCTCCAAGCACCTTCGCGGCGACCTGAACCTGGCCTTCCCCACGGCGGAGATCGCCGTCATGGGGCCGCAGGGAGCGGTGGACGTAATCTTCGCCAAGGAGATCGGGGCCGCCGAGGACAAGAAGGCCGCGAGGCAGCAGAAGATCGACGAGTACTCGGCGCAGTTTGCGAACCCCTATCAGGCCGCCGAGCTCGGGTACATCGATGAAGTCATAATGCCGGAGGATACGCGCATCCGCATTATTCAGGGGCTGGAGGCGCTTAAGACGAAGCGCGACACCAACCCCCCGAGAAAGCACGGCAACATTCCGCTGTAA